A window of Podarcis muralis chromosome 10, rPodMur119.hap1.1, whole genome shotgun sequence genomic DNA:
ATAATTAACACAGgcctttgtctgatccagcaagacacTTAAACAAGAATGCATATTTTGGGATTGTTTCACGGAAAATAGTTATGCCTTAATTTGGCTGTGCACTCCTGCTTTGTAAATTGAAAGCCCATGGATCTTATTGTGCAGAGAGCATATTTGCATAGAGTAGGGATAGCCTGGTGcccccagaggttgttggacgtcagctcccatcatccctgaccattgtctgtgctggctgggactgatcaGGGTTGGAGTCCAgaagcatctggagagcacagTGTTGGTTATCCCTGACAAGGAAGACCTTTTTATGTTTCCCTAATAGATCTTCAACTTGCTTTGTTCTTACGTGTTTGGTAGCTTTCCTAGTTTTTAAAACACTGGGGCAGTTACGCTGATTCACGAAGTGGGCATCGGCATGGTACCTTGCTGAATTTGCCAGAGAAAAGTATAAACTGTAATCTCTTTCTTGGTCTTTCCCAATGTTATATCTTCATTTGGGATGGTTTTTTGACTTTATTATGAGTTTATACTATGGTCTTTTCATGGAATATGATCAGCTACTGCTGCACCACAACACACACCCAAATTTTCCATCCTTGAAAGTGCTTTTTTGAGGCTTTGGATAAGAATTTGGCTGAAACACAGCAATGTACCTTTCCTTTGAATGCCAGTGATATTTCCATAGATGATGGAATCCTTGTCTATCAGACTTTCTTTTCTAGCTCTGGTTTTCTGATGCTCCTTATATACCCTTTTTTTATGAAGTCTCCAGGGCTGTACTGACTATTGACAACATCTGTTTCAACAGAACTGACAGTGTTTTTCTCTTGTTGCACAGTGGGAACAGCCCAATGCCCTGTGTATTGTATATGATGTTACCAATGAACAGTCTTTCAATAACTCTGCCAAATGGCTTGAGAAGCTGAGGACCCAAGCCTCCAGAATACATATTCCAGGTAGGAGACTGAATATTTTTGCATATATACTTTGTGCCTGTAACTCCCGCACATGAGTTCTGACAGACATCAGCATCGCAGTTCCAAGCTGTTAGAATGCCTTTCTTTTATTCAGTCAGTATCTGAAACAAATTTGGGAAATACATATGCCATGTGACTCCCTTGTGGTGTTTCTTTCCATTACCTTGTCAAACAACACATTTTCCTGTCTCTTTTACCTGTTAACTTGCTAGATTTTATAGTGCCATTGTTAATCATTCAatgcttcttttcttcttccttttgttttttgTAGGTGTGCTAGTGGGCAATAAGACCGATTTGATCGATAGGCGagttgtggaacaaaaacaagcTAAAGACTGGGCAGAAACCAATGGCCTAGAATATTGCGAGATGTCAGTAGTGAGTGTCTATATAATCGGATGTAGAGAAataattgctttcattttcagATAGAGGAGGCACTGGATTATGTCGGTGTCTTTCTGTAATTTAGCTTGTTTCCAGCAATTGTTATTTCCTGCAATTGTTGTTTCTTGAAGTAATTAAACGAGTTTTTCCTCATCTgtcattatatatttattttctatcTTTACAGAAAGAGATGGAAAACTATGAAGCCCCTTTTCACATCATGGCAAATGCCTTTCACCGACTCTACAAAGAGAGGGTGGAAACCTTTCATTCATTGGTATGAGGCACCTCTGAGTGTGATAACGTTTAGCTTGTTTCATTTCTTTGTGCCTGGAACTAATCAGATGTTTAGCAATCACAGACTAAATCCCGTAAGAGTGGAAGTTagacttttattttcttattatcaTATGTTTTCCTGTAATTCTAAGCCAAAATAAACCTATTGAAAGAGACTTTGACTGTTATTTCACCAACTATTACTTATCCAGTGACTTAAATTTTGGCATGCATGGCTTTGCCTGATTGCAGTTTAAATATTGCGAAAGCGAGTATAATGTGGGTCAAAGCATTCCCAAATGATTGAGGGTTGtttaaaatcacaatacagtggtaccccgcaagacgaacgcctcgcaagacggaaaacccgctagacgaaagggttttccattttggaggcgcttcgcaagacgaagttccctatgggcttgcttcgcaagacgaaagcccatagggaaatctccgggacagcggggaagcgcctccgctgtcgcccgccagcattttaaaaagccccgggacagcgggggacttctccgctgtcccggggcaatcttaaaatgctggcgggcgggagcgaagcctccgctgtcgcccgccagcattttaaaaagccccgggacagcgggggacttctccgctgtcccggggcaatcttaaaatgctggcgggcgggagcgaagcctccgctgtcgcccgccagcattttaaaaagccccgggacagcgggggacttctccgctgtcccggggcaatcttaaaatgctggcgggcgggagcgaagcctccgctgtcgcccgccagcattttaaaaagccccgggacagcgggggacttctccgctgttccggggcaatttaaaagccccggaccatgccccgatgccgggcggcggggcgggaacctctcacccccc
This region includes:
- the IFT27 gene encoding intraflagellar transport protein 27 homolog isoform X3 — translated: MFCNDGAHFQKNYTLTTGVELLVKTVLIPETNDSVELFLFDSAGKEIFSEMLEKLWEQPNALCIVYDVTNEQSFNNSAKWLEKLRTQASRIHIPGVLVGNKTDLIDRRVVEQKQAKDWAETNGLEYCEMSVKEMENYEAPFHIMANAFHRLYKERVETFHSLV
- the IFT27 gene encoding intraflagellar transport protein 27 homolog isoform X2 — its product is MVKLAAKCIVAGDPAVGKSALVQMFCNDGAHFQKNYTLELFLFDSAGKEIFSEMLEKLWEQPNALCIVYDVTNEQSFNNSAKWLEKLRTQASRIHIPGVLVGNKTDLIDRRVVEQKQAKDWAETNGLEYCEMSVKEMENYEAPFHIMANAFHRLYKERVETFHSLV
- the IFT27 gene encoding intraflagellar transport protein 27 homolog isoform X1 encodes the protein MVKLAAKCIVAGDPAVGKSALVQMFCNDGAHFQKNYTLTTGVELLVKTVLIPETNDSVELFLFDSAGKEIFSEMLEKLWEQPNALCIVYDVTNEQSFNNSAKWLEKLRTQASRIHIPGVLVGNKTDLIDRRVVEQKQAKDWAETNGLEYCEMSVKEMENYEAPFHIMANAFHRLYKERVETFHSLV